A region from the Panicum hallii strain FIL2 chromosome 1, PHallii_v3.1, whole genome shotgun sequence genome encodes:
- the LOC112876484 gene encoding lysine histidine transporter 2-like, which produces MVGAGVLGLPFAMSQLGWGAGTVAIVGSFGVTVYTLWQMVEMHEMVPGKRFDRYHELGQHAFGERLGLWIIVPQQLIVEVGTDVVYMVTGGQSLKKVHDLLCNGRCKDIRLAFWIMIFAAVQLPLSQFPNFNSISAVSAAAAVMSLTYSMIAFFASAAKGAHAAAAADYALRAPTTAGKVFGVLNALGAIAFAYAGHNVVLEIQATIPSTPEQPSKKPMWRGVVVAYAIVALCYFAVAFAGYYAFGNSVDPNVLISLEKPRWLVAAANLMVAVHVVGSYQVFAMPVFDMMETVLVKKLRFAPSLGLRLVARSAYVLATMFVGMTFPFFDGLLGFFGGFGFAPTTYFIPCIIWMMLKKPKKYGLTWFVNVFCIVIGVLLTLASPVGGMRQIIHDVKSFKFYS; this is translated from the coding sequence ATGGTGGGCGCCGGCGTGCTGGGCCTGCCCTTCGCCATGTCGCAGCTCGGGTGGGGCGCCGGGACGGTGGCCATCGTCGGCTCCTTCGGCGTCACGGTCTACACGCTGTGGCAGATGGTGGAGATGCACGAGATGGTGCCCGGGAAGCGCTTCGACCGGTACCACGAGCTCGGGCAGCACGCCTTCGGGGAGCGCCTCGGGCTCTGGATCATCGTCCCGCAGCAGCTCATCGTCGAGGTCGGCACCGACGTCGTCTACATGGTCACCGGCGGGCAGTCGCTCAAGAAGGTGCACGACCTCCTCTGCAACGGCCGGTGCAAGgacatccgcctcgccttctggATCATGATCTTCGCCGCCGTCCAGCTCCCGCTCTCGCAGTTCCCCAACTTCAACTCCATCTCCGctgtctccgccgccgccgccgtcatgtCGCTTACCTACTCCATGATCGCCTTCTTCGCCTCCGCGGCCAAGGGCGCccacgccgctgccgccgccgactACGCGCTCAGGGCGCCCACCACGGCGGGCAAGGTGTTCGGCGTGCTCAACGCGCTGGGCGCCATCGCGTTCGCCTACGCCGGCCACAACGTGGTGCTGGAGATCCAGGCCACCATCCCGTCCACCCCGGAGCAGCCGTCCAAGAAGCCCATGTGGcgcggggtggtggtggcctACGCCATCGTCGCGCTCTGCTACTTCGCCGTCGCCTTCGCCGGCTACTACGCCTTCGGTAACTCGGTGGACCCCAACGTGCTCATCAGCCTGGAGAAGCCGCGGTGGCTCGTCGCGGCGGCCAACCTCATGGTGGCCGTCCACGTCGTCGGCAGCTACCAGGTGTTCGCCATGCCGGTGTTCGACATGATGGAGACGGTGCTGGTGAAGAAGCTCCGGTTCGCCCCGAGCCTCGGGCTCCGGCTCGTCGCACGCTCCGCCTACGTCCTGGCCACCATGTTCGTCGGCATGACCTTCCCCTTCTTCGACGGCCTGCTGGGGTTCTTCGGCGGGTTCGGCTTCGCGCCCACCACCTACTTCATCCCCTGCATCATCTGGATGATGCTCAAGAAGCCCAAGAAGTACGGCCTGACGTGGTTCGTCAACGTCTTCTGCATCGTGATCGGGGTGCTCCTGACGCTCGCCTCCCCGGTTGGAGGCATGCGGCAGATCATCCATGACGTCAAGAGCTTCAAGTTCTACTCttag